In Priestia megaterium NBRC 15308 = ATCC 14581, the following proteins share a genomic window:
- a CDS encoding carbohydrate ABC transporter permease — protein sequence MKNRKIRTYKPRDVGQGYAFMSPTLFVLLLFVIAPIFYAIFLSLHKVQLLGGTEFHFRGLENYMKVLEDDKAKIALWNTVKYVVIVVPVQTALALILAATLNAGLKAEKVFRIIYFLPTLTSSAVLTLIFMWMYNQNGIVNEFLKFIGLPTYNWLGDPQVALIAIMIMNIWATAPFFMVIYLAALQDVPDSLYEAAQLDGANVFQRFWHITVPNLRPVTSFVVIMGLIGTFQLFDQSFIFSGGSGGPNNSTLTVVLLIYQYAFKNLGTMGYAAALAFMLALVILVATVIQRKFSKEESMY from the coding sequence ATGAAAAACAGAAAAATACGAACGTACAAACCTCGTGATGTTGGGCAAGGATATGCTTTTATGTCACCTACACTGTTTGTGCTTTTGTTATTTGTTATTGCACCTATTTTTTACGCCATCTTTTTATCTTTACATAAAGTTCAATTACTGGGTGGGACTGAGTTCCATTTTCGAGGGCTTGAGAACTACATGAAGGTTCTGGAAGATGACAAGGCTAAAATTGCTCTTTGGAATACGGTGAAGTATGTAGTAATTGTTGTGCCGGTACAAACCGCATTGGCACTTATACTGGCTGCCACATTAAATGCAGGGCTAAAAGCAGAAAAAGTTTTTCGTATTATTTATTTTTTACCAACGCTTACATCATCGGCCGTATTAACGCTTATTTTTATGTGGATGTACAATCAAAATGGGATTGTGAATGAGTTTTTAAAGTTTATCGGTCTCCCAACTTACAATTGGCTTGGAGATCCGCAGGTCGCTTTGATTGCCATTATGATTATGAACATTTGGGCAACAGCTCCATTTTTTATGGTTATTTATTTGGCAGCTTTGCAGGACGTACCCGATTCGCTGTATGAAGCAGCTCAGTTAGACGGTGCTAATGTGTTTCAACGATTTTGGCATATTACAGTTCCGAATCTGCGTCCGGTTACATCTTTCGTGGTGATCATGGGACTAATTGGCACGTTTCAGCTGTTTGATCAATCGTTTATTTTTTCAGGAGGTTCAGGGGGACCTAATAACTCGACTCTAACTGTTGTTCTTCTTATTTATCAATATGCATTTAAAAATTTAGGAACCATGGGATATGCTGCAGCACTAGCCTTTATGTTGGCGCTCGTGATTTTGGTGGCAACGGTTATTCAGCGAAAGTTTTCAAAAGAAGAAAGTATGTACTAA
- a CDS encoding ABC transporter substrate-binding protein, translated as MKKWILALCLLLAVTGAVLTGCSNVQEVSGENDRVEIVLAGWGGNPTETKLLNQTIQDFENLHPSIHVKHEVITDQYMDILKTRLIGGNGPDVFYLDALEAPGLINTGVLEPLNSYVKSDFDVQDFEKPLLKAFQKNGETYGFPKDYSTLGLFYNKKLFKEAGVEVPKTWDEFEEVSKVFKKKGIQAFGVTPELARVFYMAQANGGDVVKNNKANFATKEVVDALQPLIDQHLKDKTSVQPSDVGANSGTDMFAQQKVAMVIEGNWMIPFLQESFPKLDYGTAEVPTINGHKNTMAFTVAYVMNADSKKKKASWELIQYLTGKEGMETWTSKGYALPTRKSVADKLGFAEDKKRGPLVKGAAYATVWQDGPYLPIIMNNFNNQFLSAFLGQSDLETALKKAQKQANQEISIYE; from the coding sequence ATGAAGAAGTGGATACTTGCTTTATGTCTGCTGCTGGCAGTGACCGGAGCAGTTTTAACTGGATGTTCAAACGTACAAGAAGTTTCTGGGGAAAATGATCGGGTCGAAATTGTGTTGGCCGGCTGGGGAGGCAACCCAACAGAAACAAAGCTGCTTAATCAAACTATTCAAGACTTTGAAAATCTTCATCCTTCCATTCATGTGAAGCATGAAGTAATCACTGATCAATACATGGATATTTTAAAAACACGTTTAATCGGTGGAAACGGTCCAGATGTTTTTTATCTGGATGCACTTGAAGCGCCTGGTCTTATTAATACAGGAGTTTTAGAACCTTTGAATTCTTATGTAAAGTCTGATTTTGATGTTCAAGATTTTGAGAAACCATTATTGAAAGCGTTTCAAAAAAATGGAGAGACATATGGTTTTCCAAAAGATTACTCCACATTAGGCTTATTTTACAACAAAAAGCTATTTAAAGAAGCAGGAGTAGAAGTACCAAAAACATGGGATGAGTTTGAAGAAGTTTCAAAAGTATTTAAAAAGAAAGGGATTCAAGCGTTTGGGGTCACGCCGGAATTAGCACGTGTCTTTTATATGGCGCAGGCAAACGGAGGAGACGTGGTAAAGAACAATAAGGCAAATTTTGCTACGAAAGAAGTCGTTGACGCTCTTCAGCCGCTCATTGATCAGCATTTAAAAGATAAAACGTCTGTACAACCCTCTGATGTAGGCGCAAACTCAGGTACGGACATGTTTGCACAACAAAAAGTGGCTATGGTAATTGAAGGGAATTGGATGATTCCGTTTCTACAAGAGTCCTTCCCAAAACTTGATTACGGTACAGCAGAAGTTCCGACAATAAACGGTCATAAAAATACGATGGCATTTACGGTGGCGTATGTAATGAATGCTGACTCGAAGAAGAAAAAAGCGTCTTGGGAGCTCATTCAGTACTTAACTGGTAAAGAAGGAATGGAAACTTGGACAAGTAAGGGGTACGCATTGCCAACAAGAAAATCCGTAGCGGATAAACTTGGTTTTGCTGAAGACAAAAAACGAGGTCCATTAGTAAAAGGAGCTGCTTATGCTACTGTCTGGCAAGACGGTCCGTATTTACCTATTATCATGAATAACTTTAATAACCAGTTTTTAAGCGCCTTTTTGGGACAAAGTGATTTAGAAACAGCTTTGAAAAAAGCACAAAAGCAGGCAAACCAAGAGATTAGTATTTATGAATAA
- a CDS encoding amylo-alpha-1,6-glucosidase: MDYRVIKENDLFLLTDSAGNINENHQYGLGLYMKDTRFLSKFHLKINDADPVLLTSSAEENLLATILLTNPHMEKEGELVLWRESLEIERKRFIYGGVFYEKIKLKSYFPKKIAFTLSMQADVDFNDMFIVRGFQTGNVGKRTGQIKGESSLTYTYKGADDIKRATRILWDKKASYVDEQGEITFSVELNHQEEEEITLMVQPQMGEDTNEDILSAGEAFSLLRQSYKKWGKSSTKVTTDHPTMQRLITRGLNDLRVLLTDVGFGVFPVAGLPWFGVPFGRDSLIAALQMLAFNPEVAKGTLRTMAAYQGTANDPWRDEQPGKIMHEIRYGELANTNQIPFTPYYGTIDATPLFLILLTEYVKWTGDLEFVQEMQMTIDGALTWINEYGDRDGDLFLEYHQESSKGIANQGWKDSGDSVVHRSGEYAKTPIALVEVQGYVYQAKMGIASLYDQLNKTNEANNLREEAKQLRKKFNEAFWMDDVSFYAIALDEHKHQVGTVTSNPGHVLLAEMMDEEKLNKVAERLVSESMFSGYGIRTMAEGEAGYNPMSYHDGSIWPHDNSLIVLGLSKANKQTEANKIIKGLVDAAGHFEYDRLPELFCGYSSKLDKPVKYPVACSPQAWAAGTPLAFVQAMLRLFPDSTAGTIQINPVLIDDMNELSVENLVIGSGKLSLTVKKEGSETIIYVKENTTKYELLSQCKVRAHVG; the protein is encoded by the coding sequence ATGGATTACCGTGTTATTAAAGAAAATGACTTATTTTTACTGACTGATTCAGCAGGAAATATCAACGAAAACCATCAGTATGGTTTAGGATTATATATGAAAGATACGCGTTTTTTGAGCAAGTTTCATTTGAAAATTAATGATGCAGATCCTGTATTATTGACCTCAAGTGCAGAGGAGAATCTATTAGCCACAATTCTTCTTACTAATCCGCATATGGAAAAAGAAGGAGAGCTTGTACTATGGCGAGAGTCTTTAGAAATAGAAAGAAAACGCTTTATATATGGAGGGGTTTTCTATGAAAAAATAAAGTTAAAAAGCTATTTTCCTAAAAAAATTGCTTTTACATTAAGTATGCAAGCAGATGTCGATTTTAACGATATGTTCATCGTAAGAGGTTTTCAAACTGGAAATGTCGGAAAACGAACGGGGCAAATAAAAGGAGAAAGCAGCCTAACATATACATACAAAGGAGCAGATGATATCAAGCGGGCTACACGGATTCTTTGGGATAAAAAAGCTTCATATGTGGATGAGCAAGGAGAGATTACATTTTCTGTTGAACTCAATCATCAAGAAGAAGAAGAAATTACATTAATGGTTCAGCCGCAAATGGGCGAAGACACCAATGAGGATATTTTATCAGCCGGTGAAGCATTTAGTTTACTACGCCAGTCATATAAAAAATGGGGAAAATCTTCTACAAAAGTAACAACCGATCATCCGACAATGCAGCGTCTTATTACAAGAGGACTTAACGACCTGCGCGTACTGCTAACGGACGTAGGATTCGGTGTCTTTCCAGTAGCAGGGTTGCCTTGGTTTGGCGTGCCATTTGGAAGGGATAGTCTAATTGCAGCGCTTCAAATGCTGGCTTTTAATCCCGAAGTAGCAAAAGGAACGCTGCGTACGATGGCAGCGTATCAAGGAACGGCAAATGATCCATGGCGTGATGAACAGCCGGGTAAAATTATGCATGAAATACGTTACGGGGAACTTGCTAACACAAACCAAATCCCTTTTACGCCGTATTATGGAACAATTGACGCGACGCCATTGTTTTTAATTTTATTAACGGAATATGTAAAGTGGACGGGAGACTTGGAGTTTGTACAAGAAATGCAAATGACTATTGATGGAGCTTTGACATGGATCAACGAATATGGGGATCGAGACGGCGATTTATTTCTTGAATATCATCAAGAGTCAAGTAAAGGAATTGCTAACCAAGGTTGGAAAGACTCAGGAGATTCTGTTGTCCATCGCAGCGGTGAATATGCAAAAACTCCCATTGCTTTAGTGGAAGTACAAGGCTATGTATATCAAGCAAAAATGGGTATTGCTTCTTTATATGATCAGTTAAACAAAACAAATGAAGCAAATAATTTACGTGAAGAAGCAAAGCAGCTGCGTAAAAAGTTTAATGAAGCCTTTTGGATGGATGACGTATCATTCTACGCAATTGCACTCGATGAACATAAACATCAAGTAGGAACAGTTACGTCAAATCCAGGTCATGTACTTTTAGCCGAGATGATGGATGAGGAGAAGCTGAACAAAGTAGCAGAAAGGCTAGTATCAGAATCTATGTTTTCGGGATACGGTATCCGCACAATGGCAGAAGGGGAAGCAGGCTATAATCCAATGAGTTATCATGACGGGAGCATTTGGCCGCATGATAATAGTTTAATTGTTCTTGGTTTGAGTAAAGCGAACAAGCAAACAGAAGCCAATAAAATTATAAAAGGGCTGGTTGATGCAGCTGGGCATTTTGAATACGACCGCCTTCCAGAATTATTCTGCGGCTATTCAAGTAAACTTGATAAGCCTGTTAAATATCCCGTTGCTTGTTCACCTCAGGCTTGGGCAGCCGGCACGCCTTTAGCTTTCGTGCAGGCGATGCTGAGACTGTTTCCTGATAGTACAGCAGGTACGATACAGATAAATCCTGTGCTCATAGACGATATGAATGAACTCTCTGTAGAAAACCTTGTGATTGGCAGTGGAAAACTATCATTAACGGTTAAAAAAGAAGGAAGCGAAACTATTATTTACGTGAAGGAAAATACGACAAAATACGAGCTTCTATCTCAATGTAAAGTAAGAGCTCATGTAGGTTAA